The Aminithiophilus ramosus genome contains a region encoding:
- a CDS encoding aspartate kinase, translated as MARRVFKFGGSSVATADKVRGVARKAASFVRQGDSVVVVVSAMGKTTDGLIRLAMEVAPSLNRREMDQLLATGEQQTIALLALALEAEGLKSRSFTGAQAGFRVGGHYSEGRICRMEPQQVERSLAAGEVPVVAGFQGVLPNGDVITLGRGGSDLSAIALAASLEADSCHIYTDVDGIYSADPRIVPEARKLSRISCQECLEMAVAGSKVLQSRSVELAARMELPIYVASTFSAEEGTWVMNFDVNEGLVVKAVVSDRETAKVAILGVPDVPGVAARLFSALADRGVGAEMIIQSVMRGQVNDIAFLIKKSLLGDAIEVCRDLVRQIGAQGVTFDTEIARVSVVGAGIASHPEIPSQMFSILAREEINLDMIAATSMAITCVVAAPKMEQAVRALHSQFIPEED; from the coding sequence ATGGCACGGCGCGTCTTCAAGTTCGGCGGCAGCTCGGTCGCCACGGCCGACAAAGTCCGAGGCGTGGCCCGAAAGGCGGCCTCCTTCGTCCGCCAGGGCGATTCCGTCGTCGTCGTCGTCTCGGCCATGGGCAAGACGACGGACGGCCTCATCCGCCTCGCCATGGAGGTGGCTCCGAGCCTGAACCGCCGCGAGATGGACCAGCTTCTGGCCACGGGAGAACAGCAGACCATCGCCCTGCTGGCCCTGGCCCTCGAGGCCGAGGGGCTCAAATCGCGATCCTTCACGGGGGCTCAGGCGGGTTTTCGCGTCGGAGGGCACTACAGCGAGGGGCGGATCTGCCGCATGGAGCCCCAGCAGGTGGAGCGCTCCCTCGCCGCAGGGGAGGTCCCCGTCGTCGCCGGCTTCCAGGGCGTGCTTCCCAACGGAGACGTCATCACCCTCGGGAGGGGAGGGTCGGACCTCTCGGCCATCGCCCTGGCGGCCTCCCTCGAGGCCGATTCGTGCCACATCTACACCGACGTGGACGGCATCTACAGCGCCGATCCCCGCATCGTCCCCGAGGCCCGCAAACTGTCGCGCATCTCCTGTCAGGAGTGTCTGGAGATGGCCGTGGCCGGATCGAAGGTGCTCCAGTCGCGCAGCGTCGAGCTGGCGGCCCGCATGGAGCTCCCCATCTACGTGGCTTCCACTTTCAGTGCTGAGGAGGGAACATGGGTCATGAATTTCGACGTCAACGAAGGACTGGTCGTCAAGGCCGTCGTGTCGGACCGAGAGACGGCCAAAGTGGCCATCCTCGGCGTTCCTGACGTGCCCGGCGTGGCGGCTCGCCTTTTTTCGGCCCTGGCCGACCGGGGCGTCGGCGCCGAGATGATCATTCAGAGCGTCATGCGAGGCCAGGTCAACGACATCGCCTTCCTCATCAAGAAATCCCTTCTGGGCGACGCCATCGAGGTCTGCCGCGACCTGGTCCGCCAGATCGGAGCCCAGGGCGTCACCTTCGATACGGAGATCGCCCGCGTCTCCGTCGTCGGCGCGGGCATCGCCAGCCATCCCGAGATCCCGTCGCAGATGTTTTCCATCCTGGCACGCGAGGAGATCAACCTCGACATGATCGCCGCCACATCGATGGCCATCACCTGCGTCGTGGCGGCACCCAAGATGGAGCAGGCCGTCCGCGCCCTCCACAGCCAGTTCATCCCCGAGGAGGATTAG
- the thrB gene encoding homoserine kinase, whose product MKTPFRVRVPASSANLGSGFDTVGLGLALYNDYEILDLLPEGEFVIDVIGEGSGELQNPQANLVVKSYLRACSEWGTASPGLSLRSVNAIPLCRGLGSSAGAVVGGVLIANALRDRPLPREELLPLMTAIEGHPDNIVPCCLGGMVVSCWDGRELRHVRLRSLPREIVTVVAVPEVRVSTSTARAALPEQVSLQDAVFNVGRVALFAASWAMGRWEELPWAMDDRLHQQFRAKLFPGGETILEKVRLHRECLGVAISGSGPSVLAFVKGNPQAVASTMCRVFSDHGVRSRFFVLDVDDEGAQVLSLVPEEVL is encoded by the coding sequence ATGAAAACGCCCTTCCGGGTCCGCGTCCCCGCCTCCAGCGCCAACCTGGGCTCGGGCTTCGATACCGTCGGCCTGGGGCTGGCCCTCTACAACGACTACGAGATCCTCGACCTCCTGCCCGAAGGGGAATTCGTCATCGACGTCATCGGCGAGGGGAGCGGCGAGCTTCAGAATCCCCAGGCCAACCTCGTCGTCAAAAGCTACCTTCGGGCCTGTTCCGAGTGGGGGACGGCCTCTCCCGGCCTCTCCCTCCGCTCCGTCAACGCCATTCCCCTCTGCCGCGGCCTGGGCAGCTCGGCCGGAGCCGTCGTGGGCGGCGTCCTCATCGCCAACGCTCTCCGCGACCGCCCTCTTCCCCGCGAGGAGCTGCTGCCCCTCATGACGGCCATAGAGGGGCACCCCGACAACATCGTCCCCTGCTGCCTCGGCGGCATGGTCGTCAGCTGTTGGGACGGCCGGGAGCTTCGCCACGTCCGCCTCCGGTCCCTGCCCCGGGAGATCGTCACCGTCGTCGCCGTTCCCGAGGTGCGCGTCAGCACCTCGACGGCCCGGGCGGCCCTGCCCGAGCAGGTGAGCCTTCAGGATGCCGTCTTCAACGTGGGCCGGGTGGCTCTTTTCGCCGCCTCCTGGGCCATGGGGCGCTGGGAGGAGCTTCCCTGGGCCATGGACGACAGGCTCCATCAGCAGTTCCGGGCCAAGCTCTTTCCCGGGGGGGAGACGATCCTCGAGAAGGTCCGCCTCCATCGCGAGTGTCTCGGCGTCGCCATAAGCGGTTCCGGCCCCAGCGTCCTCGCCTTCGTCAAGGGGAATCCTCAGGCCGTGGCCTCGACGATGTGCCGCGTCTTCTCCGATCACGGCGTCCGTAGCCGCTTCTTCGTTCTCGACGTCGACGACGAAGGGGCTCAGGTTCTCTCTCTCGTTCCCGAGGAGGTCCTCTGA
- the thrC gene encoding threonine synthase — protein MRGILFRYEALLPLTEATPRLSLCEGQTPLIPLENLGRELSVDLRAKFEGANPTGSFKDRGMVLAVAKAIEGGAKAVVCASTGNTSAAAAAYAARAGIPCFVLLPAGKVARGKLAQALIYGARVVAVRGNFDRALDLAKQASEDLGLAIVNSVNPFRLLGQQSAAWEICDELGEAPDWLAIPVGNAGNISAYWAGFNRYRELGRTATVPAMIGVQAAGAAPLVEGHPVDEPETVATAIRIGRPVNAEKARRAVAESGGQFLAVTDEEILAAQRLLASREGVFAEPASCASVAGLLKLHRAGRLPQGIRIAAVLTGNGLKDPDAALAQVPEPVEIDDSWDSLREVLSR, from the coding sequence TTGAGAGGAATTCTGTTTCGTTACGAAGCGCTGCTGCCCCTGACGGAGGCGACGCCCCGTCTGTCCCTCTGCGAGGGACAGACGCCCCTCATCCCGCTGGAAAATCTGGGACGAGAACTTTCCGTCGACCTGCGGGCCAAATTCGAGGGCGCCAATCCGACAGGTTCCTTCAAGGACAGAGGGATGGTCCTGGCCGTGGCCAAGGCCATCGAGGGAGGGGCCAAGGCCGTCGTCTGCGCCTCGACGGGCAACACCTCGGCGGCGGCCGCGGCCTATGCCGCCCGGGCCGGCATTCCCTGTTTCGTCCTCCTTCCGGCGGGCAAGGTGGCCCGGGGCAAGCTGGCCCAGGCGCTGATCTACGGCGCCCGCGTCGTCGCCGTCCGGGGCAATTTCGACAGGGCTCTCGACCTGGCCAAACAGGCCTCCGAGGACCTGGGGCTGGCCATCGTGAACTCCGTCAACCCCTTCCGTCTTCTGGGACAGCAGTCGGCGGCCTGGGAGATCTGCGACGAGCTGGGCGAGGCGCCTGACTGGCTGGCCATCCCCGTCGGCAACGCCGGCAACATCTCGGCCTATTGGGCAGGCTTCAACCGCTATCGGGAGCTGGGCAGGACCGCGACCGTGCCGGCGATGATCGGCGTCCAGGCCGCGGGAGCGGCCCCCCTCGTCGAGGGTCACCCCGTCGACGAGCCGGAGACGGTGGCCACGGCCATCCGCATCGGCCGTCCCGTCAACGCCGAAAAGGCCCGAAGAGCCGTCGCCGAAAGCGGCGGGCAGTTTCTGGCCGTCACCGACGAGGAGATCCTGGCCGCCCAGCGCCTTCTGGCCTCGCGGGAGGGCGTTTTCGCCGAGCCGGCCTCCTGCGCCTCCGTCGCGGGTCTTCTGAAGCTGCACCGTGCGGGACGGCTCCCCCAGGGAATCCGCATCGCCGCCGTCCTCACCGGCAACGGTCTGAAGGATCCCGACGCCGCCCTGGCCCAGGTTCCCGAGCCCGTCGAAATCGACGACAGCTGGGACTCCCTACGGGAGGTCCTGTCGCGATGA
- the greA gene encoding transcription elongation factor GreA, which translates to MATSTRTSDDVIVMTRSGYEKLREELVQLRSTGRTEIARQLEEARGFGDLSENAEYQTAKDEQAKLESRVQWLEYQLSKAKVIDTEDIDSSKVTLGTTVRFLDLDSRREFSYTIVGSEESDPKALKLSVASPVGQALMGKETGEEVLARVPKGMRKLRILDISVSN; encoded by the coding sequence ATGGCGACGAGCACCCGCACCTCCGACGACGTCATCGTGATGACGCGAAGCGGCTACGAAAAGCTCAGGGAAGAACTGGTCCAACTGCGAAGCACGGGCCGCACCGAGATCGCACGTCAGCTCGAAGAGGCCCGAGGCTTCGGCGACCTGAGCGAGAACGCCGAGTACCAGACAGCCAAGGACGAACAGGCCAAGCTCGAAAGCCGCGTCCAGTGGCTCGAGTACCAGCTGAGCAAGGCCAAGGTCATCGACACGGAGGACATCGACAGCAGCAAGGTCACCTTGGGGACGACGGTCCGCTTTCTCGACCTCGACAGCCGTCGCGAGTTTTCCTACACCATCGTCGGTTCCGAGGAATCGGACCCCAAGGCCCTCAAGCTCTCCGTGGCCAGCCCCGTCGGCCAGGCCCTCATGGGCAAGGAGACGGGAGAGGAGGTCCTGGCCCGCGTCCCCAAGGGAATGCGGAAGCTGAGGATTCTCGACATCTCCGTATCGAACTGA
- a CDS encoding D-alanine--D-alanine ligase family protein, producing MRIGVLFGGDSPEREVSLRSGAAVCAALGELPWKVCPLEVREAGEVLSLLDEADFFFVALHGGWGEDGRLQALLEMAGKAYSGSGPEACFCAMDKEVSKALFRERGVATPPGFTLGEGERLEGGKDPRADALFRLGTRVVVKPARCGSTVGVSVVDAPCDLARAVADARRFDEKVIVEGFIEGRELTATLLEEEGEVRALPVVEILPASGFYSYEAKYTAGASRYETPAALSAEEEADVSAAARAAHRALDCRVYSRVDLRLDGKGRPFVLEVNTAPGMTATSLVPKAARAAGMAFSELLRRIVEEARSCRRR from the coding sequence ATGAGAATCGGTGTTCTGTTCGGAGGGGATTCTCCCGAGCGGGAGGTCTCCCTGAGAAGCGGCGCGGCCGTCTGCGCCGCCCTGGGGGAACTCCCCTGGAAGGTCTGTCCCCTTGAAGTCCGGGAGGCGGGGGAGGTCCTCTCCCTGTTGGACGAGGCGGATTTTTTCTTCGTCGCCCTTCATGGGGGGTGGGGAGAGGACGGCCGTCTTCAGGCCCTTCTGGAGATGGCCGGGAAGGCCTATTCGGGCTCGGGGCCCGAAGCCTGTTTCTGCGCCATGGACAAGGAAGTGAGCAAGGCCCTTTTCCGTGAGCGGGGCGTGGCGACGCCGCCGGGATTCACCCTCGGAGAGGGGGAGAGGCTTGAAGGCGGAAAGGATCCTCGCGCCGACGCCCTTTTCCGGCTCGGGACGCGGGTCGTCGTCAAGCCCGCCCGCTGCGGAAGCACGGTCGGCGTCTCCGTCGTCGATGCCCCCTGTGATCTGGCCCGGGCCGTCGCCGACGCCCGCCGTTTCGACGAGAAGGTCATCGTCGAAGGGTTCATCGAAGGTCGGGAGCTGACGGCGACCCTTCTCGAAGAGGAAGGGGAGGTCCGGGCGCTTCCTGTCGTGGAGATCCTTCCCGCCTCGGGCTTCTACTCCTACGAGGCCAAATACACGGCGGGGGCGAGCCGTTACGAGACGCCCGCAGCCCTTTCCGCCGAGGAGGAGGCCGACGTCTCCGCCGCCGCGAGGGCGGCCCATCGGGCGTTGGACTGCCGCGTCTACAGCCGCGTCGACCTGCGCCTCGACGGGAAGGGGCGGCCTTTCGTCCTGGAGGTGAACACGGCTCCGGGCATGACGGCGACCAGCCTCGTGCCCAAGGCCGCCAGGGCCGCGGGAATGGCCTTCTCCGAGCTGTTGCGGCGGATCGTGGAGGAGGCTCGCTCCTGCCGGAGGCGTTAG
- a CDS encoding LPS-assembly protein LptD: MAKSLRLLISLIGLSFLLSSGSVAWASKEISVEGEHLVYEEAEGVARAEGDVRLSYADMQMRTAFLEMDTERQIVKASSDGKTPVTFLWRGQRFEGESVEYDFNSGRGLIRNAGGRVDHLILSGEDLEVLPVDEALRRGVVTAKQAKGLERGEVVGWWQHVSVTTCNEPRPHYRLTTKKLIVIPGERVIIKQPRVYIGEKLLFTYPFDYIVSARRASGVFLPLPRYDGTKGVGLGISGPLSWSSGQAEIALVAWSKIDPEGSLTLTQRLGDDASFFLESSYSYSEVDDENRWRPRWGLRSEKSGWFTEVLWSQRESVEIDDVAGEKRYKGTLWRDPQVTVEGPWWSDAASGGWWRLLGSWGRYGEEGLTTERRGAGLDFYGEGASTAAFRPFWRATYWYYDYDDSDSESQKTTDLAFGFDWSAGSLRLRSTYVRRWVDGTSPMKWDRYDETETVYQRVTLPVSDQWELSLRGGWDLRDHNLDEMLYQLRYEVDCLAWELTVRDDRIRGDDWAGLRLIIKAYPESPLQFQEKEIDEPGARPASIPKNS, encoded by the coding sequence TTGGCAAAGTCCCTGAGGCTTCTGATCTCCCTGATAGGCCTGTCATTCTTGCTTTCTTCCGGCTCCGTCGCCTGGGCCTCGAAGGAGATCTCCGTCGAGGGCGAGCACCTCGTCTACGAAGAGGCCGAGGGGGTGGCCCGCGCCGAAGGGGACGTCCGCCTTTCCTATGCGGACATGCAGATGCGCACCGCCTTCCTCGAAATGGATACGGAAAGACAGATCGTGAAGGCCTCCTCCGACGGCAAGACGCCCGTGACGTTTCTGTGGCGGGGGCAGCGTTTCGAGGGAGAGAGCGTCGAGTACGACTTCAACTCCGGCAGGGGCCTCATCCGCAACGCGGGAGGCCGTGTCGACCATCTCATCCTCTCGGGCGAGGATCTGGAGGTCTTGCCCGTCGACGAGGCCCTGCGCCGAGGCGTCGTGACGGCGAAACAGGCCAAAGGTCTCGAGAGGGGAGAGGTCGTCGGCTGGTGGCAGCACGTCTCGGTGACGACCTGCAACGAGCCTCGGCCCCACTACCGGCTGACGACGAAAAAACTCATCGTCATCCCCGGGGAGCGGGTCATCATCAAGCAGCCTCGCGTCTACATCGGCGAGAAACTTCTTTTCACCTACCCCTTCGACTACATCGTCAGCGCCCGCCGAGCCTCGGGAGTCTTTCTCCCCCTGCCCCGCTACGACGGGACCAAGGGCGTCGGACTGGGCATTTCCGGTCCTCTCTCCTGGTCGTCGGGCCAGGCCGAAATCGCTCTCGTGGCCTGGTCGAAGATCGATCCCGAGGGCAGTCTGACCCTGACGCAGCGTCTCGGCGACGATGCCTCCTTCTTCCTGGAGAGCTCCTACTCCTACAGCGAAGTCGACGACGAAAACCGCTGGAGGCCCCGTTGGGGGCTCCGCAGCGAGAAATCGGGCTGGTTCACCGAGGTCCTCTGGAGCCAGAGGGAGTCCGTCGAAATCGATGACGTGGCGGGAGAGAAACGCTACAAGGGGACGCTCTGGCGCGACCCTCAGGTGACCGTAGAGGGACCCTGGTGGAGCGACGCCGCCTCGGGCGGCTGGTGGCGCCTTTTGGGAAGCTGGGGGCGCTACGGCGAGGAGGGGCTGACGACGGAGCGGCGCGGCGCCGGCCTCGACTTCTACGGCGAGGGGGCCTCGACGGCCGCCTTCCGTCCCTTCTGGCGCGCCACCTACTGGTACTACGACTACGACGACTCCGATTCGGAGAGCCAGAAGACGACCGATCTGGCCTTCGGCTTCGATTGGTCGGCCGGTTCCCTCCGTCTGCGCTCCACCTACGTCAGAAGATGGGTCGACGGCACGTCGCCCATGAAGTGGGACCGTTACGACGAGACGGAGACCGTCTACCAGCGCGTCACCCTGCCCGTTTCGGATCAGTGGGAACTTTCTCTCCGAGGCGGCTGGGATCTCCGGGATCACAACCTGGACGAGATGCTCTATCAGCTGCGCTACGAAGTGGACTGCCTCGCCTGGGAGCTGACGGTCCGGGACGACAGGATCCGCGGCGACGATTGGGCCGGCCTCAGGCTGATCATCAAGGCCTATCCGGAAAGTCCCCTGCAGTTCCAGGAAAAGGAGATCGACGAGCCGGGCGCCCGGCCTGCCTCCATTCCGAAAAATTCCTGA